The nucleotide window GCAGTTTTTCTCGTCTGATACTGATTTCAGTTTTTCCAACACCTTTTGGTGCCCGAGATGAAGGCCGTCAAATGTGCCAATGGTAACCACCGGCTTGTGAATTTCATATTTCAGGTTGTAAATGTCTGTAAAAACTCTCATTAAAGAATCACCTGTTTAGCACCAGAGACAATATTTTTAAAAGACGCAAAATTAACAGCTTTTTTAATATGAAAATCACCGATCTGCGTTCTTTGGAGCCAGGTGAGCACTGCCGCACTTCCAAGGCTTTTCCCGAAATCATGAACCAGAGAACGGATATAAGTTCCTTTGCTGCATTTTACCGTAAAAGTAAGCTGATTGCCTTCAAATGCATTGACCTGAAAATCGTAAATGTTTACCCTCCTTCCCTCCAAAACAGGATTTTTCCCTTTTTTCGCCAGCTGATAAGCCCGCTTTCCTTTTAATTTTATGGCTGAAAATACAGGAGGTTGCTGAATAATTTCTCCGGTAAATTTTGCAACAGTTTCTCTGATTAACTGATCGTCAATGTGGTCAATCGGATAATTTCCCGTAACTGGCGTTTCAAGATCATAGGAAGGTGACTCTACACCCAATTGTAAAGTACCGGTATATACTTTCGGGAGGTTCTGATATTCTTGAATGCTTCTGGTTTTTTTCCCGGTACACAAAATCAGTAAACCTTCTGCCAAAGGGTCAAGTGTGCCGGCATGCCCGATTTTTTTTATCGGAACAATTGATTTAATCTGCCTGATGACATCAAAAGATGACCATTTGAGTGGTTTATCAAACAGGATAACTTCTCCGTTTTCAAAATCAATGATTTCAGGTGAAGCATCTATATCAATCATCATCAGACGACCTTGAGTTCAACCCCCATGAGCAATAAAATCAGCAGGGCTCCTCCGAGGATAATACGATACCAGCCAAATAGTTTAAATCCATACCGCGTCAGGAAAGTAATAAAGCCTTTGATGGCAAGCATTGCCACCACAAAAGCCACCAGATTACCTATCAGGAGAGTATTGATATTGGAGGCATCGAGCAGTTCATAGTTTTTAAGCAGTTTATATGCTGAAGCCAGCAACATGGTGGGTACGGCAAGGAAAAAAGAAAATTCAGCGGCACTTTTTCTGTCGAGTTTCTGGCTCATTCCACCAATGATGGTAGCTGCAGAACGAGAGACACCGGGGATGACAGAAATGATTTGGATAAGTCCGATGATAAAAGCATTTTTAAAGGACATTTTTTCAATATCAGAAGTGGAATTCTTAAACCATTTGTCCACAAACAACAGTACCACACCACCGGCAAGAAGAGAAACGGAAACAATCAACACGCTTTCAAGCATCTGATCGATAAGTTTTTCAAGAAGAAAAGCAAGAATAAGCGGCAGGCAGGCAATAGCCAGCTTGTAATAAAATCCGAGAGATTTAAAAAAACGTTTCCAGTAAAGCACCAGCACGGACAAAATTGCCCCGAACTGAATATTGACCAGAAAAGCCTTGGTAAAATCGTTGGCTTCGACCCCGAGAAGCGCCTGGGTGATAATCATGTGGCCGGTGGAGCTGATGGGAAGAAACTCGGTAATGCCTTCAACAACGGCAATAATGATACTTTCAACCGTTGTCATGTTCCGTTTTCCTGCCTGGTTTGTACATGATGGCAAATGCTACAATGGCAAATCCAATCATGATGACAATAACTGAAAGCCCTGTTTTTCTGAAACTCATGATATTCTGAGTCCCTGTCATTAAAATGTAGCCCAAAACCGTAATACCAAAACCAATTAGCATCAAGATGTAGTTTATTTTGCTGAAAGGCAGGGATTCGCCTGCAAAAATACCTTTTTGTCTTACCGGCTGTGGTTTTACAGGAGCCGGCTTTTTCCCTTTCTGGTTTTGCTGAACTTTTTTCTCTTTCATTGATTCATGTTTAATAAAGATCGTCCAATTTCATGCGCAGATATTTTTTGACGCTGAAATAACTGCTTACAAAGGTAATGATAACCCCAAATACAATCAGTAACAGGCCAAGTAAAATATTGGTTGTAACATCAAGACTCCAGTCAATATTAAATCTAACCGTTATAAAATAGACAACAGCGACCAGCAGAATGATGGCTGTAATACTTCCGATAATTCCGAATTTAACTGCTCTCATGATGTAGGGTTTGGTGATAAAAGACATGGTAGCCCCTACCAGTTGCTGTGTCTTTATCAGAAATCGCTGACTATATAAGGTAAGCCTGATCGTATTGTTAATCAATACAATAGCTATTAATAAAAACAGAATCATAAAACCCAGAATAATCATACCTCCTACCCTGACATTTCTGTCAATATTTTCAAGAATGACTTTCTGATAGGCAATTTCTTTGACAAAAGGCATTTTTTCGAATTGAGTTTTAAAAGCTTCCACACTATCCACCTGGGCATAAAAAGCATGAAAATAAACATCAAGAGAAGCCGGGAACGGATTAAATCCCAAAACAGCTTCAGCATCTTCACCCAGCTCCGACAGCATAATTTCTCTGGCCTTTTCTTTCGAAATAAATTCTGTCTTTTTTACATAATATTCATTATCAAGGGTTTTTTGCATTCTGATAATATCAGCGTTACGTGCATCTTCAGTAAATATGATATTGACCTGCAGATTTTCTTTCAGATATGTTTTAAGCTGGTCGGCATATAAGACCAGTATGCCTAAAAGCCCGATCAGAAATAAAACAAGCGTAATACTGACAAAAGGAGATAAGAAAGAACCTCTTCTTCGCCTGATATTTTTTGTTTTTTTCACAAAACAGTTTTTTTTATACTAAAACAAAGGATAATTTTGCTGTCAAAAATAAGGGATTATATCTGTTTTGTTTAGCCGCTGGTTGATTTTTCGTAATATTGTTGAAAATTTTAAGCATGCACCTCGTCATAGATATTGGCAACACTTTTATCAAAACTGCTGAATTCAAAGGAAA belongs to Sphingobacteriales bacterium and includes:
- a CDS encoding cell division protein FtsX, whose protein sequence is MKKTKNIRRRRGSFLSPFVSITLVLFLIGLLGILVLYADQLKTYLKENLQVNIIFTEDARNADIIRMQKTLDNEYYVKKTEFISKEKAREIMLSELGEDAEAVLGFNPFPASLDVYFHAFYAQVDSVEAFKTQFEKMPFVKEIAYQKVILENIDRNVRVGGMIILGFMILFLLIAIVLINNTIRLTLYSQRFLIKTQQLVGATMSFITKPYIMRAVKFGIIGSITAIILLVAVVYFITVRFNIDWSLDVTTNILLGLLLIVFGVIITFVSSYFSVKKYLRMKLDDLY
- the truB gene encoding tRNA pseudouridine(55) synthase TruB, whose protein sequence is MIDIDASPEIIDFENGEVILFDKPLKWSSFDVIRQIKSIVPIKKIGHAGTLDPLAEGLLILCTGKKTRSIQEYQNLPKVYTGTLQLGVESPSYDLETPVTGNYPIDHIDDQLIRETVAKFTGEIIQQPPVFSAIKLKGKRAYQLAKKGKNPVLEGRRVNIYDFQVNAFEGNQLTFTVKCSKGTYIRSLVHDFGKSLGSAAVLTWLQRTQIGDFHIKKAVNFASFKNIVSGAKQVIL
- a CDS encoding DUF3098 domain-containing protein; the protein is MKEKKVQQNQKGKKPAPVKPQPVRQKGIFAGESLPFSKINYILMLIGFGITVLGYILMTGTQNIMSFRKTGLSVIVIMIGFAIVAFAIMYKPGRKTEHDNG
- a CDS encoding undecaprenyl-diphosphate phosphatase: MTTVESIIIAVVEGITEFLPISSTGHMIITQALLGVEANDFTKAFLVNIQFGAILSVLVLYWKRFFKSLGFYYKLAIACLPLILAFLLEKLIDQMLESVLIVSVSLLAGGVVLLFVDKWFKNSTSDIEKMSFKNAFIIGLIQIISVIPGVSRSAATIIGGMSQKLDRKSAAEFSFFLAVPTMLLASAYKLLKNYELLDASNINTLLIGNLVAFVVAMLAIKGFITFLTRYGFKLFGWYRIILGGALLILLLMGVELKVV